One part of the Neisseria zalophi genome encodes these proteins:
- a CDS encoding Y-family DNA polymerase: MFALIDGNNFYASCERVFRPDLKNTPIVVLSNNDGCVVARSSEAKKLGIRMGVPFFQIRHLVSSGSVVAKSSNYKLYTDLSRRMMETIATLVPSIEIYSIDECFADVSGMADLTQLGYSIRQRVMQWVGIPTSIGIAATKTLSKFCNHLAKQYPKQFNGVVVWEYWPASIQERALASQPVAEIWGIGRHTSEKLAAQKIQTALDFYRSDAAMLRARYGVVIERIHRELHGYTCHDLQVETDTRKHIIRSRSFGKTLTEFEALEAAISHHISDGAAILRQEGTLATTVTVFIHTNRFRENEPQYCGHLMSVLVEPTADTIQLNRAALALLKKIYRPGLEFKKAGIELGGIQPSGIIQANLWSSNTVDRSSLLSAWDEITAHYGRHCIKLASELLSSDWHMSRDALSPCYTTSLQDVVVIK; this comes from the coding sequence ATGTTTGCGCTTATTGATGGAAACAACTTTTACGCTTCGTGTGAACGGGTATTTCGACCAGACTTAAAAAATACACCTATCGTAGTTTTGTCTAACAATGACGGCTGCGTCGTAGCCCGATCGAGTGAAGCTAAGAAGTTAGGTATTCGAATGGGAGTGCCTTTTTTTCAAATAAGGCACCTCGTATCCAGTGGCAGTGTCGTGGCCAAATCGAGCAATTATAAACTTTATACAGATTTGTCGCGCCGAATGATGGAAACCATAGCTACGTTGGTTCCGTCGATTGAAATTTATTCAATCGACGAGTGCTTTGCGGATGTAAGTGGAATGGCAGATTTAACTCAGCTTGGCTATTCAATCAGGCAAAGAGTAATGCAATGGGTTGGTATTCCGACCAGCATAGGTATTGCTGCTACCAAAACATTGTCCAAGTTTTGTAATCATTTAGCTAAACAATATCCAAAGCAATTTAATGGTGTGGTAGTTTGGGAATATTGGCCGGCATCTATACAGGAACGTGCTTTGGCAAGCCAGCCTGTAGCGGAAATATGGGGCATCGGTCGTCATACTTCGGAAAAGCTTGCAGCACAAAAAATTCAGACAGCCTTAGATTTCTATCGATCAGATGCAGCTATGTTACGTGCTCGTTATGGTGTCGTTATTGAGCGCATTCACCGAGAGCTGCATGGCTATACGTGTCATGATTTGCAAGTCGAAACTGATACTCGCAAACACATTATTCGTAGTCGGAGTTTTGGAAAGACACTAACCGAGTTTGAAGCGCTTGAAGCAGCGATTAGCCATCATATTTCGGACGGTGCAGCTATTTTACGTCAAGAAGGGACGTTGGCCACAACAGTCACGGTCTTCATCCACACAAATCGTTTCCGTGAAAATGAGCCACAATATTGCGGACATTTGATGTCGGTGTTGGTAGAGCCAACTGCTGACACCATTCAGTTAAACCGTGCCGCACTTGCCTTATTGAAGAAAATTTACCGTCCTGGTTTAGAATTTAAAAAGGCAGGTATCGAGCTTGGTGGTATCCAACCATCTGGGATTATTCAAGCCAACTTATGGAGTAGTAATACAGTCGATAGAAGCTCCTTATTGTCTGCTTGGGATGAGATTACTGCTCACTATGGCCGCCACTGTATCAAGTTGGCTAGTGAACTGCTGAGCAGTGATTGGCATATGAGCCGAGATGCGCTTAGTCCCTGTTATACGACATCGTTGCAGGATGTGGTAGTCATAAAATGA
- a CDS encoding thermonuclease family protein yields the protein MSKKSNSLIILLLPLTILWSCITGPSDDKKSQKVAPSDYAYKIERAVSAEVSPVLNSTPHLLETESRIDKDNTRCKVVGVTDGDTLTCLSSEKVPIKVRLNQIDAPEHKQDFGKAAKKALSAYVFGKNVNLRTNGRDKYGRTIAEVYLDGTNINKAMVTSGYAWAYREYMIDNEYLELEAVARSKNKGLWSQPNPIYPSEFRHKERPRNVTKAIEPKVNISGGEFTCSGKRFCREMRSCIEAKFYLNQCGVRRLDRDNDGIPCESIC from the coding sequence TTGAGTAAAAAGTCTAATTCACTTATTATACTTCTGTTGCCGCTAACAATACTTTGGTCTTGTATTACCGGTCCATCTGATGATAAAAAGTCTCAGAAAGTAGCACCGTCAGATTATGCCTATAAAATAGAGAGGGCTGTTTCAGCTGAGGTGTCTCCAGTATTAAACAGCACCCCTCATTTACTGGAAACAGAATCAAGAATAGATAAGGACAACACTAGATGTAAAGTCGTGGGTGTGACAGATGGTGATACTCTGACATGCCTATCGTCAGAGAAGGTGCCGATTAAAGTCCGGCTGAATCAGATAGATGCTCCTGAGCATAAACAAGACTTTGGTAAAGCTGCGAAAAAAGCATTGTCAGCTTATGTTTTCGGAAAAAATGTGAATTTGAGAACCAACGGTCGCGATAAATACGGGCGCACCATTGCAGAGGTTTACCTCGACGGCACCAATATCAATAAAGCTATGGTAACAAGCGGTTACGCATGGGCATATCGTGAATACATGATTGATAACGAATATCTAGAATTGGAAGCAGTAGCTCGCAGTAAAAATAAAGGACTGTGGTCTCAGCCTAACCCTATATATCCAAGTGAATTTCGACATAAGGAAAGACCGCGCAATGTAACAAAAGCCATTGAGCCTAAAGTCAATATATCCGGTGGAGAATTTACTTGCTCCGGCAAACGTTTTTGCCGAGAAATGCGAAGTTGTATCGAAGCAAAGTTTTATTTAAACCAATGTGGCGTAAGAAGACTTGATCGTGATAATGATGGCATACCTTGCGAAAGTATTTGTTAA
- a CDS encoding LexA family protein yields the protein MTKQKVLQHGGARIGAGRKSMNGPTVVKRIPQSIVPVVDDLIKRIANQTQESDAKLPLDAILLSGNLSSVSIPLAEEKIPAGFPNPASSDVADYIDFNAYLVATPAATIVVRSGGLSMLDAGIDVNDLLIIDRSVTAKHGDIVMADLGNEFTIKRLYKKGNQIELRSENSSETYPNFTPTEHDTWFIVGVVRFVIKDVRR from the coding sequence ATGACAAAACAAAAAGTATTACAGCATGGAGGAGCGCGTATAGGTGCAGGTCGGAAATCAATGAATGGACCTACTGTAGTAAAGCGTATTCCTCAATCAATCGTCCCCGTGGTTGATGATTTGATTAAGCGTATCGCCAACCAAACCCAAGAGTCTGATGCTAAGCTCCCATTGGATGCCATTCTTTTATCTGGAAACCTATCTTCTGTTTCCATTCCTCTCGCAGAAGAGAAAATCCCAGCAGGCTTCCCAAACCCTGCTAGTTCGGATGTTGCAGACTACATTGATTTCAACGCTTACTTGGTCGCTACTCCCGCAGCTACGATAGTTGTGCGAAGTGGAGGTTTATCTATGCTCGATGCGGGTATCGATGTTAACGATTTGCTGATTATTGATCGCTCAGTAACGGCTAAGCATGGTGATATTGTAATGGCCGACCTAGGAAATGAGTTTACTATTAAGCGTTTGTATAAAAAAGGAAATCAAATAGAGCTGAGGTCTGAGAATAGTTCTGAAACGTACCCAAATTTTACGCCGACTGAACATGACACATGGTTTATTGTCGGTGTGGTTCGGTTTGTTATAAAGGATGTGAGGCGTTAG
- a CDS encoding YdcA family protein has translation MKKITMVLIAIALSSASFTVTAKGRQPCSGKKGGISHCSGGKFVCVDGTISKSKKICGR, from the coding sequence ATGAAAAAAATCACCATGGTATTAATAGCAATCGCACTTTCCAGCGCATCATTTACAGTTACGGCTAAAGGTAGACAACCATGTTCCGGGAAAAAAGGCGGAATATCCCACTGCTCTGGAGGAAAATTTGTTTGCGTAGATGGCACCATCAGCAAATCAAAAAAGATTTGCGGCCGTTAA